In the Burkholderiales bacterium genome, CCATCAACAGCAGGCCGAGCGCATAAAGCAGACTGCCCGTGATGACGACGCGCCCGGCGCCGAATTTGTCGGCGATCATGCCGGCAAACGGCTGCGCCAGGCCCCATACCAGATTCTGCGCGGCGAGCGCGAACGCGAACGTTTCGCGGCCCCAGCCGAGATCGACGCTCATCGGTTGCAGGAACAGGCCAAATGTCTGCCGGATGCCGACCGACAGCGTCAGGATCAGGCACGCGCAAAGCGAGAACGACCCCGGGGCGTAGCGGGGTGGCGCCAAGACTGCGCGCCGCGCCGCTGATGTTTTCTGTCATTCGATGCGGTCGTGCAAAAAGAGGGAAGGGCTGCGGCTATACTTCGAGTCGTTGCTCGTCCTGCCGTTCGCACCACACCAGCCCGAATGATTACATTGGACCGCGTATCGAGGACTTTCGATGGCCAGCCCGCGCTGGCGGCGACCACGCTGCCCTTCGCCGCGGGCCAGACCACAGTCGTGATCGGCCCGAGCGGCTGCGGAAAATCGACGCTGCTACGCCTGATCGCCGGTCTGGTGCGGCCGGATTCGGGGCGCGTTGCGATCGACGGCGTCGAGATGCACGCCGACAACGAAAATCAGTTGCGGCACACCATCGGGTATGTGATTCAGGACGGCGGGCTGTTCCCGCACCTGACCGCGCGGCAGAATGTCGCTTTGCTCGCGCGCTTTCTGAAGCGCCCGCTGGCGTGGATCACAGCGCGCATCGAGGAGTTGCGCACGCTCGTCAATCTGCGCGGCGAACTGCTCGCACAGTATCCGCAGCAGCTTTCTGGCGGCCAGCGCCAGCGCATCGCCCTGATGCGCTCGCTGATGCTCGACCCCAAGCTGCTGCTGCTCGATGAACCGCTGGGGGCGCTCGATCCGCTGATTCGCGCCGAGTTGCAGACCGAGCTCAAGAGCATTTTCGCGCGGCTGCAAAAAACCGTGATTCTCGTCACCCACGACATGAATGAGGCGGCGCATTTCGCCGACGACATCGTGCTGCTGCGCGACGGTCGCGTGGTTCAGCGCGGCGCGCTCGACGATCTGATCGAACGCCCCGCCGAGCCCTTCGTGAGCGACTTCATTCGCGCGCAGAAATCGATACTCGATGCCAAAATCCGAGAGGCCAGGCCGGGATGAGCGCTGTGGCGCGCGCGATCATTCTGCTCAGCGCGCTCTTTGCAACCGCTGCGAATGCAGCGGACGCGCGGGATGGGCTGACGATCGCATCCAAACGTTTCACCGAATCCTACATTCTCGGCGAGATCGTTGCGCAGACTGCGCGCAGCGCCGGGGAAACACAGGTCGTGCACAGGCCCGGGCTCGGCAACACCGGCATCGTATTCGCGGCCTTGCAAGCCGGCAGCATAGACGCGTATCCGGAATACACAGGGACGATCGCGCGAGAATTGTTGAAATCGGACGCCAGCGATCTTGCGGCGATCAATCGCGAGCTCGCGCCGCTTGGGCTCGCCGCCGGCATTCCATTCGGGTTCAACAACAGCTACGCCCTGGCGATG is a window encoding:
- a CDS encoding ATP-binding cassette domain-containing protein; translation: MITLDRVSRTFDGQPALAATTLPFAAGQTTVVIGPSGCGKSTLLRLIAGLVRPDSGRVAIDGVEMHADNENQLRHTIGYVIQDGGLFPHLTARQNVALLARFLKRPLAWITARIEELRTLVNLRGELLAQYPQQLSGGQRQRIALMRSLMLDPKLLLLDEPLGALDPLIRAELQTELKSIFARLQKTVILVTHDMNEAAHFADDIVLLRDGRVVQRGALDDLIERPAEPFVSDFIRAQKSILDAKIREARPG